The Desulfomicrobium apsheronum genome includes a region encoding these proteins:
- a CDS encoding response regulator → MNMYSQDVDSIADQYVTSLPISVLLIDDEFLIGEAMRIKLSSETDIIFNYCKEPDKALETAIGVQPTVIMLDLVMPGVNGLTMVKFFKSSEDFRDVPLIVLSAREEPELKKKAIALGANDYMIKLPDKTDLIARIRCHSERYIYKQQRDELIMKIRAMSGQNDDGLSSPYLD, encoded by the coding sequence ATGAACATGTACAGTCAGGACGTAGATTCCATTGCGGATCAGTATGTGACCAGTTTGCCGATATCGGTCCTGCTCATCGATGATGAATTCTTGATAGGCGAAGCCATGCGCATCAAGCTCTCCTCCGAGACGGACATCATCTTCAACTACTGCAAGGAGCCGGACAAGGCCCTGGAAACCGCCATCGGCGTCCAGCCCACCGTGATAATGCTCGATCTGGTCATGCCGGGGGTGAACGGGCTGACCATGGTCAAGTTCTTCAAGAGCAGCGAGGATTTTCGCGACGTGCCACTCATCGTGCTGTCGGCCCGCGAGGAGCCGGAGCTCAAAAAGAAGGCCATCGCTCTTGGAGCCAACGACTACATGATCAAGCTGCCGGACAAGACCGATCTCATTGCCCGTATCCGTTGCCATTCGGAGCGGTACATATACAAGCAGCAGCGCGACGAGCTGATCATGAAGATCAGGGCGATGTCGGGTCAGAACGACGACGGCCTTTCCTCCCCGTATCTGGATTGA
- a CDS encoding response regulator, whose amino-acid sequence MERKKSFFNLLQFKIHLGIQFILAICFFALGYFIYVTQLDFLINDIRRQGMEQAEMVAQASVPAIQRESIYLLEELAIKAEYSPLVAYCQIVDPVGKSFLKGEVRVGLTRDDLMSAYSARDVSVVTHDILVGGKSIGQVKLGMFIDKARQEVQATTIRLVAAFAVVLGLIALFLYVFLNRLLILPVVNLSVLTQSLSRGEFVTTNLDQRRDELGVLAHGFNIMSHSLKELYKSLEEKVDARTEDLNNAYHELQAIFDNSLVGISVLSSDHKVIRTNRRFATIFGYSVAEMSLVSPEKFHVSGRNFDEFSEKFFNRLAEREITQLEYQFRRKDGSVFWSQVSAKAIDPQDLSRGVIFVIEDISDRKKASELLRQHAEDLRVAKDQADKATRSKSEFLARMSHEIRTPMNAILGMAEMLQETSLNEDQLEYVKTFSSAGELLLGIINDILDFSKIEVGQIKLESIPFNLRELVDDVNKLFVYRAEEKSLKLEKKVSEGLAQRYIGDPTRIRQIVINLVGNALKFTSVGGVTMSVTESVMDDGAPCCLFAVKDTGIGIPKSKLSSVFESFAQADSSTTREFGGTGLGLAISKKLVELMGGRIWVESESGQGTTFFFKVPLAPDQEVRQPEFRLKIPADTHLLIIEDQPEGRGSISSLVRGWGLVPVSCPSAAKAIDALNAHKKDFAFQAILIDSMVDNVPGIEIAHLLIGQGIPVANLVLAVQAAEDLARLPKATDFGPLSYILKSERDVVLHDKIYEVVSESQRRRMTDLHDKGWKVLLVDDVEANRRVVELFLKSSNVSIVHAENGKIAVEKFTEEPFDLVLMDMEMPVMDGLEATRRIRAWEQDKREYKTPIIALTAHAFQEHRQKTMDAGCTEFLAKPIKKQALINIIDLFAGQRESLIAQPEPLLVTEITPIHDEVDSPVQIDPELQDLRPLFLRTVRDFQEQLADAITTQDFGTMQRCGHSLKGLGSTYAVDAISQAGKIIESAAKSRQAAVVVEAVNHLSVFMNTGTTQKIQAEEASGEMAGDDLPAPVDGRYVVHVAPEMSELIPFLMDAMQKDLELMGKALAQKDFPTMRRFGHSHKGFGSTYGFEYISIIGRKIQTAAEARDAEQLADLLLALGNYLERVDIVYEIKADLIEEEIEEPVPATSVPEEIAEDVQDYTVEVDAELYELVPLFMDTMHSNVAEMQEALPEKNFDVICRHGHSQKGLGSTYGFDYLSHIGYKIETAGMQKNADEVQKLLKEMIKYLENVHIVERKG is encoded by the coding sequence ATGGAACGAAAAAAATCATTTTTTAATCTGCTCCAGTTCAAGATACATCTTGGGATTCAGTTCATTCTGGCCATATGCTTTTTCGCACTGGGGTATTTCATCTATGTCACGCAACTCGACTTTCTCATAAACGACATCCGCAGGCAGGGCATGGAGCAGGCGGAAATGGTCGCCCAGGCAAGCGTGCCCGCCATCCAGCGGGAAAGCATCTACCTGCTGGAGGAGCTGGCCATAAAAGCCGAGTACTCCCCCCTTGTCGCGTACTGCCAGATCGTCGATCCGGTCGGAAAATCCTTTCTCAAGGGCGAGGTCCGGGTCGGGCTGACCCGGGATGACCTCATGAGCGCCTACAGCGCCCGGGACGTGAGCGTGGTCACCCACGACATCCTCGTGGGAGGGAAAAGTATCGGCCAGGTCAAGCTGGGCATGTTTATCGACAAGGCGCGGCAGGAGGTGCAGGCGACCACCATTCGTCTCGTGGCCGCTTTTGCCGTGGTGCTCGGCCTGATCGCGCTTTTTCTTTACGTCTTCCTGAATCGCCTGCTCATTCTGCCGGTCGTCAATCTCTCCGTCCTCACCCAGAGCCTGTCGCGCGGCGAGTTCGTGACCACGAACCTGGATCAGCGCCGGGATGAACTCGGAGTTCTGGCCCACGGTTTCAACATCATGAGCCACAGCCTCAAGGAACTCTACAAGAGCCTTGAAGAGAAGGTCGACGCGCGCACGGAAGACCTGAACAACGCCTACCATGAGCTGCAGGCCATTTTCGACAACTCGCTGGTCGGCATTTCGGTTTTGAGCTCCGATCACAAGGTCATCCGGACGAATCGCAGGTTCGCGACCATTTTCGGCTATTCGGTGGCGGAGATGTCCCTTGTCAGCCCCGAAAAATTCCATGTCTCCGGCCGCAACTTCGATGAGTTCAGCGAAAAATTCTTCAATCGACTGGCCGAGCGGGAGATCACCCAGCTGGAGTATCAGTTCCGCAGGAAGGACGGCAGCGTCTTCTGGAGTCAGGTCTCCGCCAAGGCCATTGACCCGCAGGATTTGAGCCGGGGCGTCATTTTTGTCATCGAGGACATCTCTGATCGCAAGAAGGCCAGCGAACTGCTGCGCCAGCATGCCGAGGACCTGCGCGTGGCCAAGGACCAGGCCGACAAGGCCACCCGCTCCAAGAGTGAATTTCTGGCCCGCATGAGCCACGAGATCCGTACTCCCATGAACGCGATCCTGGGCATGGCCGAGATGCTTCAGGAGACGAGCCTGAACGAGGATCAGCTGGAATACGTCAAGACCTTTAGCTCCGCTGGCGAACTTCTGCTGGGTATCATCAACGACATCCTCGATTTTTCCAAGATCGAGGTCGGCCAGATCAAGCTCGAATCCATCCCGTTCAATCTGCGCGAGCTTGTGGACGACGTGAACAAACTCTTTGTCTATCGGGCGGAGGAGAAGTCCCTGAAGCTCGAAAAGAAGGTTTCAGAAGGGCTGGCGCAACGCTACATCGGTGATCCGACCCGCATCCGGCAGATTGTGATCAATCTTGTCGGCAACGCGCTCAAGTTCACCAGCGTCGGCGGAGTGACCATGTCCGTGACGGAGTCCGTCATGGACGACGGGGCTCCGTGCTGCCTCTTCGCGGTCAAGGATACGGGCATAGGGATTCCGAAATCGAAGCTGAGCTCCGTCTTCGAGAGCTTTGCGCAAGCCGACTCCTCGACGACCAGGGAATTCGGAGGCACGGGCCTCGGACTGGCCATCTCCAAGAAGCTCGTGGAGCTCATGGGCGGACGGATCTGGGTCGAGAGTGAATCCGGACAGGGAACGACCTTCTTCTTCAAAGTGCCTCTCGCCCCCGACCAGGAGGTCAGGCAGCCGGAATTCCGTTTGAAGATTCCGGCGGACACGCATCTGCTCATCATCGAGGACCAGCCCGAGGGCCGGGGGAGCATAAGCTCGCTGGTGCGCGGCTGGGGGCTTGTCCCCGTCTCCTGTCCGTCGGCGGCCAAGGCCATCGACGCCCTGAATGCGCACAAGAAGGATTTCGCCTTCCAGGCCATCCTGATCGATTCCATGGTCGACAACGTGCCGGGAATCGAGATCGCGCATCTGCTCATCGGACAGGGAATTCCCGTGGCCAACCTTGTCCTGGCGGTGCAGGCCGCCGAGGACCTTGCGCGGCTGCCCAAGGCGACCGATTTCGGCCCGCTGTCGTATATCCTCAAGAGCGAGCGGGATGTCGTCCTGCACGACAAGATCTACGAGGTGGTGTCCGAATCCCAGCGCAGGCGCATGACGGACCTGCACGACAAGGGCTGGAAGGTGCTTCTGGTCGACGATGTCGAGGCCAACAGACGGGTGGTCGAGCTTTTTCTCAAGAGCAGCAACGTCTCCATTGTGCACGCCGAGAACGGCAAGATCGCAGTGGAGAAGTTCACCGAAGAACCCTTCGATCTGGTGCTCATGGACATGGAGATGCCGGTCATGGACGGCCTTGAGGCCACGCGCCGCATTCGCGCCTGGGAACAGGATAAACGCGAATACAAAACGCCCATCATCGCCCTGACGGCCCATGCCTTTCAGGAACACCGGCAGAAGACCATGGACGCGGGATGCACGGAGTTTCTGGCCAAGCCCATCAAGAAGCAGGCGCTCATCAACATCATCGATCTCTTCGCAGGACAGCGTGAATCCCTGATCGCGCAACCAGAGCCCCTGCTGGTCACGGAGATCACGCCCATTCATGACGAAGTGGACTCTCCGGTCCAGATCGATCCCGAATTGCAGGATCTGCGACCGCTCTTTCTGCGCACCGTGCGTGATTTTCAGGAGCAGCTCGCCGACGCCATCACGACCCAGGACTTCGGCACGATGCAGCGTTGCGGCCACAGTCTGAAGGGGCTGGGCAGCACGTACGCCGTGGACGCGATCAGCCAGGCCGGCAAGATCATCGAGAGCGCGGCCAAGAGCAGGCAGGCGGCCGTGGTCGTCGAGGCGGTCAACCACCTGTCCGTGTTCATGAACACTGGCACGACGCAGAAGATCCAGGCCGAGGAGGCCTCCGGTGAGATGGCCGGGGATGATCTACCTGCGCCGGTGGATGGACGTTATGTGGTCCACGTCGCGCCGGAAATGTCCGAGCTCATTCCGTTCCTCATGGATGCAATGCAGAAGGATCTTGAGCTCATGGGCAAGGCCCTGGCCCAGAAGGATTTCCCGACCATGCGTCGCTTCGGGCACAGCCACAAGGGCTTCGGCAGCACCTACGGTTTCGAGTACATCAGCATCATCGGACGAAAAATCCAGACCGCCGCCGAGGCCCGGGACGCCGAACAGCTTGCCGATCTCTTGCTGGCGCTGGGCAATTACCTGGAGCGGGTGGACATCGTTTACGAGATAAAGGCGGACCTCATCGAAGAGGAAATCGAGGAGCCGGTGCCGGCTACCTCGGTGCCCGAGGAAATCGCCGAGGACGTGCAGGATTACACGGTCGAGGTTGATGCCGAGCTTTATGAGCTCGTGCCTCTCTTCATGGACACCATGCATTCGAATGTCGCTGAGATGCAGGAAGCATTGCCCGAGAAAAACTTTGATGTCATTTGCCGTCACGGCCATAGCCAGAAGGGGCTCGGGAGTACCTATGGTTTTGATTATCTGAGCCATATCGGGTACAAGATCGAAACGGCCGGGATGCAGAAGAATGCGGATGAAGTTCAGAAATTGCTCAAAGAGATGATCAAGTATCTCGAAAACGTACATATCGTGGAGCGCAAAGGATGA
- a CDS encoding response regulator gives MTQPNAHGSDPGQEAVMQNILVIDDDKLMCLALAKILISAGYNVVQAGDGEEGLKLYRSQDFDLVITDLIMPDKEGIQIIRELRKENSRIRIIAMSAGGRGGATDYLKWARLMGAKQCLSKPIKREDLLDAVQAVLALP, from the coding sequence ATGACGCAACCAAATGCCCACGGCTCCGATCCCGGACAAGAGGCGGTCATGCAGAACATTCTTGTCATCGATGACGACAAGCTCATGTGTCTGGCCCTGGCCAAGATCCTGATTTCCGCCGGCTACAATGTCGTTCAGGCGGGAGATGGCGAGGAAGGGCTTAAATTGTACAGGTCCCAGGATTTTGATCTGGTCATCACCGATCTCATCATGCCAGACAAGGAAGGAATTCAGATCATCCGCGAATTGCGCAAGGAAAACAGCCGGATTCGCATTATCGCCATGTCCGCCGGCGGCAGGGGCGGCGCCACGGATTATTTGAAGTGGGCGCGGCTTATGGGCGCGAAACAGTGCCTGAGCAAACCCATCAAGCGTGAAGACCTGCTCGATGCCGTTCAGGCCGTGCTGGCCTTACCCTGA
- a CDS encoding phosphate ABC transporter substrate-binding/OmpA family protein: MADMDGSGSSGKIFGFFLAVLALAVMGAAVTFFLRPDLFSFGSVNPVAHVSVFPQEAAVGGGQWRLLSQWHGAGDFHEAGNLYRVEFKPIPGWETPPPVVLKKDETGARIEGVYKPVQYSTQTILELSGASTLANRLVPELAEFYLTNIGANEVRRIPGKSADEMTVEGIFYAAREIRAIKISGQGTAAGFSALKAGDCDIAMAVHKLSAVDAKIFGEGIVTAQSEHRLGMDAVAVLVHKDNPVPALTIEQVGGIFSGEILNWEQVGGPPAPIKVFVLRENFATRRFVKDFFLNGKDFASSARVVDIHEMLPELVSQDPWAVGFSSITMANQCREMPLKPGADSDAVAPTPESIRKLVYPAGRNLYLYLKATTDNVYARDFIHVALGPVGQEVVKKFGFVKNSEVEGDASAADRDTPLDGSQIPFAQLPATEPPPVLKAPPLKSLPPLVQFDGEAVPESARRTVLQDYLDGVYGAQKLSFVFHFESGNLELDEQGGRDLARIAAMMKEPKNSGKTIVLVGYSDSVGAYASNLAVSRKRAEAVAEALGKRGVQDIVVLAAGEEGAVDRNDIRAGREKNRRVETWIK, from the coding sequence ATGGCTGACATGGACGGATCTGGATCGTCTGGAAAAATTTTTGGTTTCTTTCTGGCAGTCCTGGCTCTCGCCGTCATGGGGGCGGCAGTCACTTTTTTTCTCAGGCCGGACCTGTTTTCATTTGGGTCTGTCAATCCGGTCGCGCACGTGTCCGTTTTTCCGCAGGAGGCTGCCGTCGGAGGCGGGCAATGGAGACTGTTGAGCCAGTGGCATGGGGCCGGTGATTTTCACGAGGCCGGCAACCTTTATCGCGTCGAGTTCAAGCCGATTCCCGGCTGGGAGACTCCCCCGCCCGTTGTGCTCAAGAAAGACGAAACCGGAGCCAGGATCGAGGGCGTGTACAAGCCTGTCCAGTATTCCACGCAGACCATCCTTGAGCTGTCGGGCGCGAGCACGCTGGCCAATCGTCTTGTGCCGGAGCTGGCGGAATTTTATTTGACGAATATCGGAGCCAATGAGGTGCGCAGGATTCCAGGTAAAAGCGCCGATGAAATGACCGTGGAAGGGATTTTTTACGCGGCCCGGGAAATTCGCGCCATCAAGATAAGCGGCCAGGGAACGGCTGCGGGATTTTCTGCCCTCAAGGCCGGAGACTGCGACATTGCCATGGCCGTGCACAAACTCTCCGCCGTGGACGCCAAGATTTTCGGGGAAGGGATCGTTACGGCGCAGAGCGAACACAGGCTGGGCATGGACGCCGTGGCGGTGCTCGTGCACAAGGACAACCCGGTCCCGGCTCTGACCATCGAACAGGTGGGCGGCATTTTTTCCGGTGAGATCTTAAATTGGGAGCAGGTGGGCGGCCCTCCGGCACCGATCAAGGTCTTCGTTCTGCGGGAGAATTTTGCAACACGCCGTTTTGTAAAAGATTTTTTTCTGAACGGGAAAGATTTTGCCTCCTCGGCCCGCGTCGTCGACATCCACGAAATGTTGCCCGAGCTTGTCTCCCAGGATCCCTGGGCGGTCGGGTTCAGCAGCATCACGATGGCCAACCAGTGCCGCGAGATGCCTCTCAAGCCAGGTGCGGATTCCGACGCGGTCGCGCCCACGCCCGAGTCCATTCGCAAACTTGTCTATCCGGCCGGCCGGAACTTGTATCTCTACCTCAAAGCCACGACGGACAATGTCTACGCGCGCGACTTCATTCACGTTGCCCTGGGTCCCGTCGGCCAGGAAGTGGTCAAGAAATTCGGATTTGTGAAGAACAGCGAGGTCGAAGGGGACGCATCCGCTGCGGATCGGGACACCCCGCTTGACGGTTCGCAAATCCCTTTTGCGCAGTTGCCTGCAACGGAACCTCCGCCCGTTTTGAAAGCACCGCCTTTGAAGTCGCTTCCGCCGTTGGTGCAGTTCGACGGCGAAGCGGTGCCCGAGAGCGCCCGCAGGACTGTTCTGCAGGACTACCTCGACGGTGTGTACGGGGCGCAGAAACTGTCTTTTGTCTTTCACTTTGAATCCGGAAATCTGGAGTTGGATGAACAGGGCGGCAGGGATTTGGCCCGAATCGCGGCCATGATGAAGGAGCCGAAGAATTCGGGAAAAACGATTGTCCTGGTTGGCTATTCGGACTCGGTGGGGGCCTATGCCTCCAATCTGGCGGTTTCGCGCAAACGGGCGGAAGCCGTCGCCGAGGCGCTGGGCAAAAGGGGGGTGCAGGATATCGTTGTCCTGGCCGCCGGCGAAGAGGGCGCGGTAGACCGCAATGACATCCGCGCCGGAAGAGAAAAAAATCGACGTGTGGAGACATGGATCAAATGA
- a CDS encoding PilZ domain-containing protein has product MSDDKISDVEVFVHNKMVVSFACPQCKLEKEVAVERIKDVYHWNVNATCRRCSYKFKVSFNFRKYYRKETYIHGLLFDSSGSINPVGDVIITDISLTGIGFEYNKCNFNIGSMFILRFILDDDERSRMEKKISIESIRGSKVGALFQDEGGFDRALGKYILPK; this is encoded by the coding sequence ATGAGCGACGACAAAATATCAGATGTTGAAGTTTTCGTGCATAACAAGATGGTGGTCTCTTTTGCATGTCCACAATGCAAATTAGAGAAAGAGGTCGCAGTTGAGCGAATTAAGGATGTTTATCATTGGAATGTGAACGCAACGTGTCGCAGATGTTCGTATAAGTTCAAGGTTTCTTTTAATTTTAGAAAATATTACAGAAAAGAAACATATATACATGGGCTTCTATTTGATTCTTCAGGATCTATTAACCCTGTGGGTGATGTCATAATAACTGATATATCGCTGACAGGAATTGGCTTTGAATACAACAAATGCAATTTTAATATTGGATCTATGTTTATATTAAGATTTATTCTGGATGATGATGAACGCTCAAGAATGGAAAAGAAGATATCGATAGAATCCATAAGAGGGTCAAAGGTCGGAGCTCTCTTTCAGGATGAAGGTGGTTTTGACAGGGCTCTCGGAAAATACATTCTTCCCAAATAG
- the phrB gene encoding deoxyribodipyrimidine photo-lyase, whose translation MNPRRVHILKDAPIARGPVLYWMHRDFRARDNWGLTYARLQALRAGQPVAVVFCLAPEFVDATVVHFNFLLDGLAQTVQDLRQQNIGFFALTGSPGLEVARFARGHGAGLVVTDFDPLRVKRRWHEDLLSAVDQPVHEVDSRNIVPARVVSDRREFMARTIRPKIKRLLLEFLDEFPALPAHPHDWPTTQPEPDFSVLRSKIQNDAARQNLLVEPGEQAGQAVLHDFLKNRLPFYAKRNDPNQDVCSNLSAHLHFGMLSAQRAALETQARGLAGEHVDSFLDELIVRRELSDNFCLHTPNYDTEDGFPAWARESLHKHRNDPRPVIHSPEELEKAGTHDPLWNAAQTQMLHSGKMHGYLRMYWAKKILEWSPSPAEALRTAILLNDRYSLDGRNSNGYTGIAWSIGGVHDRGWTERPIFGKIRFMNYAGARRKFDVDQYVRKWTAPEDDASI comes from the coding sequence ATGAATCCACGCCGCGTTCACATCCTCAAAGATGCGCCTATAGCCCGGGGTCCGGTGCTTTACTGGATGCACCGGGATTTTCGGGCCCGGGACAACTGGGGGCTGACCTACGCCCGCCTGCAGGCGCTAAGGGCCGGGCAACCCGTGGCCGTGGTCTTTTGTCTGGCTCCGGAATTCGTGGACGCGACAGTGGTACATTTCAATTTCCTGCTCGATGGGCTGGCGCAAACGGTGCAGGACCTCCGGCAACAGAACATCGGCTTTTTTGCCCTGACCGGAAGTCCCGGACTTGAAGTCGCTCGTTTCGCGCGCGGGCACGGAGCCGGACTTGTGGTCACGGATTTTGATCCGCTGCGCGTCAAGCGTCGATGGCATGAGGATCTGCTTTCGGCCGTCGATCAACCCGTGCACGAGGTCGATTCGCGCAACATCGTGCCCGCGCGGGTGGTTTCAGACCGGCGGGAGTTCATGGCGCGAACCATTCGCCCCAAAATCAAACGTCTGCTGCTGGAATTCCTGGATGAATTCCCCGCTCTGCCCGCGCATCCCCATGATTGGCCGACAACGCAGCCGGAGCCTGACTTCTCCGTGTTGCGGTCAAAAATCCAAAATGACGCCGCACGGCAGAATCTGCTCGTCGAGCCAGGGGAACAGGCAGGCCAGGCCGTGCTCCACGATTTCCTGAAAAACAGGCTGCCCTTCTACGCCAAGCGCAACGACCCCAACCAGGATGTCTGCTCCAACCTCTCCGCGCACCTGCACTTCGGCATGCTTTCCGCCCAACGCGCGGCCCTGGAAACCCAGGCGCGCGGGCTTGCCGGAGAGCATGTCGACTCATTCCTTGACGAACTCATCGTCCGCCGCGAGCTTTCGGACAACTTCTGCCTGCATACTCCAAACTACGACACCGAGGACGGCTTCCCCGCCTGGGCCAGGGAGAGCCTGCACAAGCACCGCAACGATCCCCGCCCAGTCATTCACTCACCGGAGGAACTTGAAAAGGCCGGGACCCACGACCCGCTCTGGAACGCCGCCCAGACCCAGATGCTGCATAGCGGCAAGATGCACGGCTACCTGCGCATGTACTGGGCCAAGAAAATCCTGGAGTGGTCCCCTTCTCCGGCCGAGGCCCTGCGCACGGCCATTCTGCTCAATGACCGCTACAGCCTGGATGGCCGGAACAGCAACGGCTACACGGGCATTGCCTGGTCCATCGGAGGGGTGCACGACCGTGGCTGGACCGAGCGTCCGATTTTCGGCAAGATCAGATTCATGAACTACGCGGGCGCACGCCGCAAATTCGACGTGGACCAATATGTAAGGAAGTGGACCGCGCCAGAGGATGATGCATCAATCTGA
- a CDS encoding autotransporter assembly complex protein TamA encodes MSVLQARILLLLSLILLASPFLATSGACAPIEYEVEIPALPDGLTPLLSSVSDCVDLRDNPPDTRGLLRKRVANDIDSFMDALKAKGYFKAQVSGELDTNVTPHVVRFQIDPGPRFVFEKPRLILLPDDSAREHLRDALHRIKAGDKYSSGTILDVETSLLERLKEHGYPSPVARDKKIIADHATHKVDVSFTIDTGPAATFGTTTILGLEDVSDQVVVAELAWEEGSPYDRRKVDKTREQLIRTGLFRSVRIDADHPERSMTVNMNLTLLEAPHRSVRAGLWYYSDLGLGTNAGWTHRNIFGAGQELRLDTEIAETLQRAKTDLILPRMWHPRQNLGLSAQYEHELTDSYEATNLSLSALARRPFSELQIGYGLAYRLTEVDDEELRRFNLISVPLIAEFTNADNLLDPTSGLTVAARMEPFTDIGQRETSFVLWNLSGRHYLPLTKNKSIVLATRGRYSLLAGTSRDSIPEDMLLYAGGGGSIRGYAHQYAGELDEDDDPVGGVSAVDFSAELRFRINREYGVVLFGDGGGAFSGRNPSDREDYFWGTGAGLRYYTPIGPIRADVAVPLDRRDGVDSQFQIYISLGQAF; translated from the coding sequence ATGTCCGTTTTGCAGGCCCGAATTCTTCTCTTGCTGAGCCTGATCCTGCTGGCTTCGCCATTTCTTGCGACTTCGGGCGCATGCGCGCCCATCGAATACGAGGTCGAAATTCCGGCCCTGCCCGACGGCCTCACCCCCCTGCTTTCCTCCGTCTCGGACTGCGTGGACCTGCGGGACAATCCTCCAGACACTCGGGGCTTGCTGCGCAAGCGTGTGGCCAACGACATCGACTCCTTCATGGACGCCTTGAAGGCCAAGGGATATTTCAAGGCTCAGGTCTCGGGTGAATTGGACACCAACGTCACCCCGCATGTCGTGCGCTTCCAGATCGATCCCGGCCCGCGCTTTGTTTTCGAAAAGCCCCGGCTAATCCTGCTCCCGGACGATTCCGCCCGCGAGCATCTGCGGGATGCCCTGCACAGGATCAAGGCAGGCGACAAATATTCCTCCGGCACGATTCTGGATGTTGAAACGTCGCTTCTGGAACGACTCAAGGAACACGGATACCCCTCGCCCGTGGCCCGGGACAAAAAGATCATCGCGGACCATGCCACGCACAAGGTCGACGTGAGCTTCACCATCGACACCGGACCTGCCGCGACATTCGGCACCACAACGATTCTGGGACTTGAAGATGTCTCGGACCAGGTCGTCGTCGCCGAACTGGCCTGGGAGGAAGGAAGCCCGTACGACCGGCGCAAGGTGGACAAAACCCGCGAGCAACTCATCCGCACCGGACTTTTCCGGTCGGTACGCATCGACGCGGATCACCCGGAAAGATCGATGACCGTGAACATGAATCTGACCCTGCTCGAAGCCCCGCATCGCAGCGTGCGCGCGGGTCTTTGGTATTATTCCGACCTGGGGCTGGGCACCAACGCAGGCTGGACACACCGCAACATTTTCGGAGCCGGGCAGGAATTGCGCCTCGATACGGAAATCGCCGAAACCCTGCAACGGGCCAAAACCGACCTGATCCTGCCCCGCATGTGGCATCCCCGTCAGAACCTCGGGCTTTCGGCCCAGTATGAGCACGAACTCACCGACAGTTACGAAGCCACCAACCTTTCCCTCTCGGCTCTCGCGCGCCGGCCTTTTTCGGAACTGCAAATCGGTTACGGTCTGGCCTATCGCCTGACCGAGGTGGACGACGAGGAACTGCGACGCTTCAATCTGATCTCCGTCCCCCTGATCGCCGAATTCACCAATGCCGACAATCTGCTGGATCCCACCAGCGGGCTGACCGTGGCCGCGCGCATGGAACCGTTCACCGACATCGGGCAGAGGGAAACATCCTTTGTACTGTGGAATCTTTCGGGGCGGCATTACCTGCCGCTGACCAAAAACAAATCCATCGTCCTGGCCACGCGGGGACGCTACAGCCTGCTGGCTGGAACCAGCCGCGACAGCATCCCCGAGGACATGCTCCTGTACGCCGGTGGCGGAGGCTCGATACGCGGTTATGCCCACCAATATGCGGGCGAACTCGACGAGGATGACGATCCCGTGGGTGGCGTGAGCGCCGTGGATTTTTCAGCGGAACTACGATTTCGCATCAATCGGGAATACGGAGTCGTCCTTTTCGGAGACGGGGGAGGCGCCTTTTCCGGCCGCAACCCCTCGGACAGGGAGGATTATTTCTGGGGAACCGGAGCCGGACTGCGCTATTACACGCCCATCGGGCCGATCAGGGCGGATGTGGCCGTGCCCCTTGACCGCAGGGACGGCGTGGACTCCCAATTCCAGATTTACATCAGCCTCGGGCAGGCTTTCTGA